In Sebastes umbrosus isolate fSebUmb1 chromosome 15, fSebUmb1.pri, whole genome shotgun sequence, the genomic window ACTCCTACATGGTGCGTGTGATTAACACCATCTTTAAAGAGGaatatgtgtgtgatgtgttcaTCTGTGTGACTGTCCCCTCTCTGGTCTCCATGGTGattgtgtgtttcagtctgaTCTGTCTCTACCGTGGCCCTCCGTCTGCTCCGGTCCGCTGCACTGATCCTGATCCGAGCCCCGGTCCCGGTGTGACCCCCCTGGAGGAGCCATGGGTGGGAGTCTGGGCTGTCACCGCTCCATCCCCAAGGACCCCACAGACTTCAGCTGCGGCAAGCGCAAGTTCAGCGCGGCGTGTAACTTCGGCCACATCCTGGTGAACCAGGAGCGGCTGAACATCAACACGGCCACCGAGGAGGAGCTCATGACTCTGCCGGGAGTCAACCGCGCCGTGGCGCAGAACATCGTGGAGTACCGGGACTGTATAGGAGGCTTTAAGAAAGTGGAGGACTTGGCTTTAGTGAGCGGGATCGGAGCCACCAAACTGGAGGTGATCAAACTGGAGATCTGCGTCTCCAGCAGGACCAGCTCGTCCCAGCACTCCCCGTCCTCCCTGCGTAAAGACCcggaccaccagcagccctgcACCGGCATGAACATCAACACCGCCACGCCGGCGCAGCTCATGAGCATCCGAGGCATCACGGAGAAGATAGCCAAGAACATCGTGGCCTACCGGGCGGAGCACGGTGCGTTCAGGAGCATCGAGGACCTGGTGAGGGTCCACCACATCAACAGCTCGCTGCTGGACAAGATCCGCTTCCAGGTGTTCGTGGAGCGCTCCAGGGCGCCGTCCACCAACACCAACGGGGGGCTGACCTGCACCACCAAGTCCCACCCGAGCCCCACGTCGTTCAGTCTCAGGAGCGACGACCTGGACCTCCCGCCCGGAGGACCGACCCAGATCATCTCAGTGCGGCCCAACGTGGAGCCGCCGCCCGGGCTGAGGGACGGGAAGCCCGTGGTGCGTCTGGCCACCTGGAGCCTGCAGGGCTGCTCCTGCGACAAGGCCAACAACCCGGGGGTCAAAGAGGTGGTGTGCATGACCCTGCTGGAGAACGAGTGAGTAAAAACATATAGAGCTTACCTGTTTACTCATGATCTATCTAAAGTGTTGTGAGATGGATGTGTCATGGTGGGGTAGTCTCACATGTCAAAAGTTAGGACAAGTTTGAACTTTTTACATCGAGGTAATGGAGAGCAGAGATGGGGCAAATCTCAAAAGGCTTTGAAATccattaaaacataataaaaatggaaatatatatatatatttaatagaaTATATAGGTGAACAAAGTATTAAACAGAACAACACTATAAATACAATCTTTAATATGGTGCCATCAGGTCCATTCTTGGTCTGTTTCTGTCACAAATGATGCTGTGATTTTGTTATAGAGTAGATTCTTTGGAGAGTTTTGGTGGCCCCATAGAAGAATCCTCATATTAAACCACTTGGCATCACCATCACATAGGGAACACCATGCACAGTCAAAGTCATACACTCAGAAACTCAAGAGGAACTTCAGATTCCCAGAGGCCCAAAGAGGTTCACCGCATGTCAGTTGgttttgttaatttgtttaattGCAAATAATTTGTTGAGGAATTTGCACCACTAAAGTACAACGTAGCCTTAAACCTTTTTAGTTGATATTGTGCTCTCAGGGTGCTTGTTCCAAAgttgtatttaattaatttgcctCAAACTAACTGACTGAcacttaaaaaatgtgtgagttGATAATTTTATTCCAGCACATATGAGTACTGGTTGGTTTGCGGGTCTTTGTGTGCACTGTACTTGACGAGAACTTGGACATGACATGGTAAATGggcttgcatttatatagtgcttttctagtcttcccaccactcaaagcgcttttacactacatgtcagcattcacccattcatacactgatggcagaggctgctaaggtgccaactttgccatTCAGGAaacactgttactgttatgtgtctaatctaaatactcaccCGCTCCCGAtagctatgccttcgggagcaatttggggttaagtgtcttgctgaaggacacatcgacatgtgacccggagcagccaggGATCGAAGCACTAACCTTGCGATTGggggacaacctgctctaccttctgagccacagccgcacATGGTACTAAGGGTAGAAGGGGGGGGTCAGTAGGggtccaaaaacacatttttacccAGGGACCCACCAACAGGTTTATTAGGCAAAAAAATTAACCTTGCAGCttattttaaaaactttttttaacttaaattgGAAGGTTCAACTAGAAGTTGCtggaagaaggaaaagaaaataatcttacaaaaatatgtaaaaaaacaaacaaacaaacagttaaAACGTtagaaaaagaacaaataataataataaaaacacaaaaatgaatacatattacCGATAATATACTTATTTTTAATGTCAAAAAAGGAACCTTGCAGCGTATTTAAGCATACTTAAAATAAAAGATTCATCTAAAATTGAAGTTGCttgaggaaagaaagaaaataaccctgtaaaaatatgtaaaaaaaacaaaacaaaacacagtttaaacattATTAGGAAAagtgtaaatattaaaaaaacacacaaaaaatgaatacatattacTGATAGTATACttaattttaatgtaaaaatactagCAACCGTTTCCCCACATTTATTGATTACTTGCCCCGGATCAGGCCATCTAAGAATTAATATTTCTGAGACCTGGTCATGAAACCATCAACATGAGATAAGAATAAAGTCTGCATCTGCTTATAAAGCCGGTATAACTTTAATACACCCAAAGCAAGAAAAGGTGGCGCATGAATATAATAGAACAGATTAACATTTCCAATACAAGCTCTCCACAAGGCAACAATCCAATACTGTCACAGCAGCAGGTTTctaggccaaaaaaaaaaacgaaactTTGAATCTGATGCAACATCTCTGATTCTGTGATTGACAGCGTTGTTGTTTGACAAGTCTCACTTGTGAAGAAAACGAGTGAAGAGCATTGGACGACTTAAGGTTACAATGTTCTTTTGCCCTGAGTGCAGCATTTATGCAGATAACAGGAAAATAGGCCTCAGTGAATCCAGGTTAATCTGCCCTGATAACTCTGAGAGCAGTGTTACAGTGTCGGGTTCCAGTCAATGAATAACAAGATCAATTCAAAGGGATTCTGCATGTATTTGCTTGACAACGAGCTGCTCGGCTCAGCTTGTCCAAGAGCTCTACTGTAGCTCAGGCCTGAGATTGCTCAGCATGATACGACATACACAAGATATTTACTTTGTTCTGCTCGCCATGTTCTTCAATTTATTCGTTGTTATTAATACACACCTCTTCTTGAGGAGGGTGTGACCAGACTTTCCCATTCTCACTGTCAGTTTGCCAGTTGAAGTGCCTGGAGCGGTGCAGTAACCTCCTTTGGGTGGTGAGCCCTGACCTGCTTGGTCATGAACTGTGGGGCATTCCTGCAGCACATGTTGTGACGTCTGAAACTGTCACTGCCAGTAAAATTAGTATCCTCTGCAATGCAGCCATCATATGATCCATCctacaacataaacattctgtTCTCTGTCGTATGGAGAGGCCGTCGTACCAAACTCCATTTGAAAATCAGTCATTTTAATGTTACTTTgcttaaaagaaaacatacatacttcaTTGAACTCGACTAAATACCTCTGTCGAATCCTCTGCCTCTGCTCATCAGTTCATCATCAATTCATATGTCATGGACTAGAAATCAGTTAGTcaacaattagggctgcaactaatgattattttcattatcgattaatctgctgattattttctagattaatcgattaattgtttggtctataaaatgtcagaaaatagtgaaaaatatctATCCAAATTTCTAGtccaatgtcttgttttgtcccacACCCAAGTCAGTTTGTCCCATCAGtttaaatatgatataaaacagagaaaagcaggaaaactCCATATCTGAGatgctgaaaacagcatttttgcaTGAACAATTACAGTTGACGATCGACTAATcggttagtcgactaatcattgcagcttcACAAACAAGTCTAAAAATCTGATGATATTGAAATAATTGCTGCTAGGTCGAAGATTTCAACATTTCAAAGCCTTTATTGGTCATGTTCTGCAAGGTGATTCTGCTCAGGACTCCTGCAACATGTCATCAAATCACCAAGTGGCATCAAGTAAGCTAGCTAGCTTAACAGGTCTGTTGTCTGATCATGCCATCATTCCTATTCTCAATAGCTGGCTAGTATGAAGCTTTTCTGTGGAAGCTCCACCTGAACGATGGGTTTATTTCAATGCTCCTCAGGCTATTTTTGTTATCATTCTTTGGAGATATTGCACAAGGGATCTGAGCAaggaaatacattaaaatgtccCTTTTTCTGTCTCATTTGGACAGCGTCTTGGTCACTGCAGAGCCCTGAGCAGCTACTTAGTTCAGCCCTATTAGCCCTTATCAGAGGCTGTTTGGCTGATTCAACATGTTGAAGCGATGAGAGAAAGCTGTGTGAGTGGCTGATGAGCCTTTGAATCAGTGATTTTGTACACTTCCTTAtttgcttttccttttcttcttttttttttacaagaaaaagactATTGGCTGACAGTGCCAACTTTTgctaaacaaaaaacaccaacaagATTTACCAATTTTTTAATCAGACATATTGTCAATTTGCATTTCGAGCATATGACGGTACTGTTCAGCTACATTCACAGCGGTGTGAAACTGGTTGGCttgttctttttctgtctcatcACTTTGGAGAACAAATAACGCACTAATACTAGTTATTTTCTTTGATGCAGGCTCAGAACGTAGATGCATGTTGAAGTCGAGGTAGCCGTTGGTTTTAGTCTTTGCGGTGATATGAAGCGGCCTAAAAGTTTTAGTAGTCTTTGAACAAAGTGCTTGTCGGATCTCCTAATAGTGTCTGAAACCCCTTTTCTGAAGGTGGAAACGTCATGAAAATGTTTGTAACATTCCAAACCAGACAGTTCAACAACTATGCCCGCTGTATGCAGCGAATGGGGAGGTGTGGAAGACGGCAATGTTTGAACTTTTCTTTCAAGTTATTCCTCACacttctgtcacttttcatgttGAACACTAAGTGCAACACCAAGAATGCTTTTGAGGAGAGAGTTTAGTTCTTTAAAGCTGACTTGATGTGTCAGGAGGCTTTAAGCCTTGGTTATACTCCCAAACGGAAGCGtacacagagagctgcagacaCCAGGGACACGTACAGGTAGTAGGTCTGTTTATACTGTCCGCTTGGAGGACGCGttcaacacatgcgcagtagatcGCTACGCtatcacttgtagtatagtacCACCAATTTGTTGTGACTGCACTGATCCGTCCCATCCACGTAGTACGGAAATGTTTGATGTGCACACACAGATGAAACTTTGGCCGTGCGGACACTCACGATCCTTGCGGATCAGAACTCTGTCTTTGGTGTGTCTTTGCAGTCTCGACATAATGCATAGCGGCGCACGCTTTCAGTCTCCTCTTGAAAGCATTCACAGTGTTGCTTTTGAACGGAAAACCCATCACAAACAtcttgaacaccggtctcctgcttgaaagtcctgtgtttgttggacccattcacctccaCTCTCGCCCACCATAAgcattcttttttaatttttagtgtacgtcactagctctgagcgtagcttatttacgtggatgtgtttacattgcagtcagtacagactacatggcgtacaaatgacacgcccaaagcaagaaaggcgttcttattgcacgctaaatgccttgcgcattatcgtggcattcgtACGCCTTTTCATGCGAAGGTGCTGGTGCTACTTCCACACCTGGTCACTCACTGCTACTGCGTTGTTTGTTTTGGAGAGTTACAAAAATGGCCAGATGCTGTTAGACAATTCAACAATCACACTGAGGCCTTTATACCTCTGGGCAGCTTTAGACTTGCTGATAATGAAAGCCACAAAAAACGTTAAACTTTCTGAAAAGGGTTTGGTGTGGTATGATTTCATATAAGAGGATTGCAGTCATCCCTTGTTATTAAACCATTAGCTCCACCACACCCAGTACAAACTGCCTTAGGTAAAGTTTGGAACCTCACATGACTGATTTGTGTGATCAAGGAGCAtctgtcatgtgtttttgtttgattacCTTTGGCGTCATCTGCGATCTCCCTCCatatctccctcctcttccatcTCCTGCCAAACCCACCCACCCTCTTGTAAATCTCCACCACTTCCCTCACTTATGCATCCCACTTCCTGTGTTCCCAAGCCATGGGTAACAAGCCTAATGGTGATAATATTCTAGGGATCATTGttatagaggaggaggaggctgtaGAGGTGATCCGGTGTGTTTGCGCAGCGCTGTGGGAGCAATCACAAGATCCAGGCTGAGTTTACACACTTCCTGGCTTTCCTCCAGGCACAAGCAGAGAGCTACTAGAGTTCAATGAACTCCCGCCTACCATAGGTTACACAGCAAACTGCGCTCAGCCACCGCAGCCTGCTGATGTTAGTAATCAGCCTGCCTTTAGTCAGCCTCACACACTGGGCTGAAGGGAAGTGAAAGAGTCGCCATTAGCGCTTAACAGCAGGGCCAATCTGGATCAAGGTGTAGATGCGAGCTGACAGGGACTCACTTGATTCAGAGAAAATGCGGCTGTCGCGGGGAAAAGCCGTGTTTCCGCTCCTCTCTTTCTACATGACAGTTTGTAGgaggacattttctgtttgctTTTTGTGCTTCATCAGTCTGTGCTTCTTTTCTTGTGTCACAGAGAATAATTTGGCTGCCTTAGTGTTGAAACATTCCCGATGTTGTCTAATGTGTCTTACAGTACTGTGCAACTTCCAAGCTGCATGAAGCAAGAATTACATGCAACAAACAACATCTAGCCTCTCTGTCCAAACGCATTATGACAGCTTATATTCATCCAGTTTACCAATCCACCTACCTGACTGCACACGGGAAGTATCAAAACATGAAATTGAGTTACAGGACGGCGGTGAGGAAGTGATCCTTCCAGAGAACGCCGGGCTCACCAACGTTAGTCGCATTTGTCACCCCTTTGATTTCCTTTCATATGAGTCATTATGGACGAGGCAGGCCGGAAAACATGAGCTTGCAGTGTGCAGTTCATTGACATGACTTTTGTTATGGCTTTGAACAAGTAAAAGGAATATTCCCACAtcaacgcaaattcgttttaatgccactaatttctttaacacattaacacaacttgtgatttttaggttgtatcggtctcatttttaaagctagagtgaagattctggtatcatatgaaactaaaaaacgtaaggaatccatttgtaccaactatgtcatacgagcttgtcgggaaggaggctaaataacgctctaaacttacgctAATATTTTAGCAACACTCTTTCTTCGGAGGTAGACTATTAAATTAGTCAGTAATCAATAATGTTAGCTCACACATGTGTCATTAAGCTCCTGGCACGGTCTGATTATGTAATTTACCAAAACATGACCTTCTTTAAAGTACACAATAATGGCTCCCACACCTTTTTGAACTTCAACTAGTTCAGTTACTTCTCATTACTGAGAGTACAGTGAACATAGTTGACACTGAAACACGAGTCAAAAGGAGAAATTAGCTCATATGTCAGTGTCAATTTCATGACCCAAATAAGCTGAACCTTGAAGCCACAAGGTTACTCAAGGTTGTTTTGACTTTTTCCATCACAAGTCAAGTCGCCAGGGTTTGTTTTCAGTGCTGCTATGTCTGTATTCGACCCCTGACCTTGCTGACAGGGCTGACGATGAGAGGAGATGGATGGCTCACGTGAGGAAGTGGAGAGTTGCTACTGAAAGCTAGCTAGTAGTTAGCTGCAGGACAGCGGGAAAAAGGAAGACACCAGGCGGTCTCGTAGCCGTGCTTTCTGTGGGTTTGTGTTAGGTTTTATTTCCTTTGATAACTCCGAAGTGTATCTGACAGATCATATTGAGAGAATACAGGCTATCAAATCATACTACCCCAGAATCTATAGCTATTGTATTGACTGAAATCCAGGCCCAATGAGGAGATGAACATCTTACTGTCACATTTCATATCTCCACCTTTCCTTCATGTTGTTAGCAGCGGTGGCTAACAGACGATAGCCCAGCCTGCTTGTGTTTAGCCACTAAAGCCAATTATATGCTAATGAGTTGCTGCTGATATTCCTGGTCTTTGAGTGACAGGCGTACAGACGGCAGCTGTTGTAGTCGTTCCCTTGTTAATCACATTACTCTAATCAGATCTGCTTCTGCTCCTTGTTTAGCTTATCAATTCTCTACTGAGAACTATACAGGCTTGTAAAACCACTCGAGAAAATCAGTAAATGGCTGCATTTACTGTACACAAAGCGTTTCATTGTATACATCAGCTGGAATGCCGTCGGTTCTCGGTCTGAGTATGTGTTGAACTTCTTAGCGTACAGCCAAttaaacagtttattttaaGGGTATtacatcaccatcatcagacAGTCGCACTGAATAACAGCCAGACTGCAGCCTGAGACATAACACAACAAGCAACGACACAAATGTCTCCTTCTtatctactgtactctactgagACATGTCTTTTGTTGCACATTGGCTTCCACTGGGGGAAAAGTGCACTGCTGACATCAGTTTGTAGGCTACCTACCTTATTCATTGtagccagtgggcaactccagggtctgaaaagtgaagccaatgtagaagcaaagaaacggaattctggtgttttttgacaacagccgctgcctccattttggactgaaaatgtttataatattgtattgttcaACTCGgaccatttcggtagaatatgataacagaatagaaatactttttttgactttttaggCGGACATTTTACCGAAGTCCGGTAGTTGCttttagtccaaaatggcggaagcgtagctctgctgctgggcgctgatagTTGCAATAGAACGATCAATTGACTTTCaattcttggcaatatacattctttggcGGACGTGCTTTAAACATGCATTagttctaatagccagcagggggcgactcctctggttgcaaaaagaagtcttgaaaatgagcctacttctcacttggtttattacctcagtaaatattgtaaacatgagtttatggtctcaatcgctagtttcaagtcttcttcaatacagcatgatgttcatttaataaattatggtcccatttagagtcaaatagaccaaaAAGAagggggatgctttagggcgtgtctactttgtgattgacaggtcgctaccacggcgttgtccagtctctTGAGTTGTTTAACCCTTCaatggtgtgttttcagttcatgaaagggttaaagctttGCTACTGgccattattaattattaattaatctaaTATTTAGAATACTTTTGCTGGGTTatcttgccgtgagacagctatacagtcaatgtttctgacggggaactgaatgatttatctatgctctcaccaaagcaaccagactccattgaaaaaaacagtgattttacgccgcagaacacgggagttgctggcctaccgctgcctcgattggttaatttgtttgtgctattgtgtgactttggtgaatccgaactaaccaaagtcacacaataacacaagcaaactaaccaatcgaggcagcggtagaccagcaacccttatgttctgtgaggtaaaattactgtaattttcaatagagtctggtgcctttggcgagagcatagatggatggatacaacggcttcagttccccgtcagaaagggctgtctgacagcaaggtaaaacGAACaaagtattctaaatatagcgtacacttttaTACAGTAGGTGAGTCtatcttttaggtggctaaaatatatttttctgctgcccccgtccacagcagtacattactttgttCCTATGCTGGTACTCTtcgtctgtttctccaaactgggggcgtgccgaccgtcatctactgtaggtaatacactgactatggatgagCACCTCATACAgccccatttcaaaacacccaaactacccctttaaagcccagacatgagagtgatatcGATTTTCTCGTCTCACTcttggaaagaaagcaaataagttaATTTCCCCAAATTTGGAGCTACactatatttatcatttttaacattttttaagaaTGCTGCTGTCATGTCATAATGGCCTGTTGTCATTAACCACGATGTAACTTGTTTACCATAATTAcacaaatgaagcaaatgattTGCAACTAGGATGTGGTAAACAGTTCTACACAGAGTGCCATCCATTCTTTGATaccacaaaatacatttttcacccTCAGCAGAGCCACTCCCAGGCTTAGTGAGCGACCGAGACTGTGCACATCTCCGCTTTTAAATCTGTTGACTGAAACGTACTGTACACGAGCCCGGCGCAGCTGTCGAGATGATGCACCCAACATCTGTGGTCTGTATATTAGGCCTGGATTATGAGATAGGCAGGCACAGAGTTTGGCAGCGGCGTCACACGCTCTTTTAATCCCTTCACAGACTGACATAGCcatcagagacacacacataagcgTGACATTTTCAGTGACGTTGGCGACTTGAATCTCACTGAGATTCACTGAAGGAATCCAGTGAGATTGAGGGCCATGCAGCGTGGGTGCTGAGGTCATGAGGATGGGGGTGCTGCAAAGGAGGTCTGTGCTGAGCTGACGCAGGGTGTTGGGTGCTCATGTGGAAATTTCCATTGGCGCAGCATTTTATTGTGGGTGGACAGTGAGTTAGGGGCATTGCCCAGCAAGCCCTGCCAGCCAGGAGTCACTCGGGCCAATACAGTGCTCCCAACCCCCCCCCGTTTCTTTTGCTAAACAAAGCTGATTTGGGCTTGTTTGTCTCCTGCAGCAGCAAATCAAACCGACTCACTATGGTCACTAGTAAGCTAAATGCAACTTCACTTTAATCAGTGGGATTAGAACCAAAGATCCATTGCCTTAGAAGTAGTGGAGAAAGTGAGAAGAATCCAAATctgatttatttgccaagtatgtgtgcacatacgAGGAAATTgactcagtttttttttgcatctctctctctcttataaatatttatatcaatatatatataataagcgccaatgaccaacaataaaataagaaataaaacatctatatactgtaaacaatagaaatagtgcaaagaaatacatggactgtatgattatgattatgtacagaatttaaatgtatagatgtctatatactatatgtacAGCACGTAAGATTGATATTGACAATCCTTAAGATAAATTAGAACtgtattaatcccgaaggaaattcttgtgccagagattgctcaaaattacaacaaaattataacagaaagtaaaacaacaacaacaaaaaatcataaaaacttTTCAAACCACTACAGCAGTATATACCTCCTCTCTACTGTCCATACGTTCCAAACATACCAACATATGGctaaataaacacattacatTTGTCGCTAGTTAGCTGTGAGCATTTGAGGTTTGTGACCAATGTAAGCAAATTAAGTTGCAATCATTTAATTAAGTTATTGTTCTTATTTAAGGGATAGCGCTGTTACTGCTCTAATACTGACGGGGACAAAGTCTGTGTCTTCCAGGTGTGAAACCTTCAAAATCCCATTAAATAGATTCAAATTTCTTCGGTGATTAAAGCTGATTCAATTGAATTTTGACCACTAAGGGACCGAAAACATCAGAACAAGCTGACAGATACACaatgctttttgttttgcatatCATTGGagacattttccaacatttaataACTGTGTCATCCTGCAGAAAACAAATCAAGTTACGTACCGATAATGTTAAATACATGCTTGATACAAAATGTATGtcataattagggctgttaaaatatttaatcgcaattaatcgcatgattgtccatgattaatcacatttctttatctgttcaaaatgtaacctaaagggagatttgtcaagtatttaatactttcatcaacatgtgagtgtgcaaatatgctgctttatgcaaatgtatgtacatattcattattggaaatcaattaacaacacaaacattgacaagtattgtccagaaaccctcacaggtactgcatttaacataaaacaatatgctcaaaccataacatggggaaactgcagcccaacaggcaacaacagctgtcagtgtgtcagtgtgctgacttgactatgacttgccccaaaactgcatgtgattatcataaagtgggcatgtctgtaaaggggagactcgtgggtacccatagaacccattttcattcacatatctggaggtcagaggtcaagggacccctttgaaaatagccatgacagtttttcctcaccaacatgtagtgtaagtttgagcgttatttaacctccgtcacgacaagctagtttgacatggttggtaccaatggattccttcaaCACACTTTATGGTGCGAGTGCATTTTACCCTTGAGCTATGCATGTTCATAGCTGTATATctttgttcatgttcatgttatATAATGTTGGAAATGAAAGGTTTTCAGCCGACAACGACCGTACACAAGGCCACAGGTCACAGAGCCGATAGAAGAACCGTTTCTTCCGTACACGAAAGCCTCTCAAGCTAAAGTGACTATTTTTACACAACAGATTGATCATTGTTCATTTGATTGTGTCGTCTAAGGTTGAACTCTTGTGTGTGCAGCTGAAATGCACCGCAAAGCACTAAAGATgtataatattcgcaggtgaGTATTTCGCATCttcgtgtcgtttattcgtcacgcccccccTGGCGTGTAAAGACCTTTTAA contains:
- the eepd1 gene encoding endonuclease/exonuclease/phosphatase family domain-containing protein 1, encoding MGGSLGCHRSIPKDPTDFSCGKRKFSAACNFGHILVNQERLNINTATEEELMTLPGVNRAVAQNIVEYRDCIGGFKKVEDLALVSGIGATKLEVIKLEICVSSRTSSSQHSPSSLRKDPDHQQPCTGMNINTATPAQLMSIRGITEKIAKNIVAYRAEHGAFRSIEDLVRVHHINSSLLDKIRFQVFVERSRAPSTNTNGGLTCTTKSHPSPTSFSLRSDDLDLPPGGPTQIISVRPNVEPPPGLRDGKPVVRLATWSLQGCSCDKANNPGVKEVVCMTLLENDVKLLAVQDLLEREALDKFCVELNQGTLASVRKWKWPRGLWKSVVSEKPTGHPGKGVSYSGFLWDASSGIDLKDAAVLEPPVVNGNGNHTYPRPYLAHFSVGSYELTVVNVHMPATVASGESNGKNHNTEEAKCPHLSPSIQETLKGEKELVVLGDFGSPAQSSELDILRKEKLCALIPSSQFTNISTRSPQGTRCLDNIWVSRSLKKIYSGHCMVVREGLTNPWIPDNWSWGGVASDHCPVVAEFYADVSPKELNRPGMAVVDRGDIMPKHER